AATAGAGAGTACAGCGTTTGACATGATTGTAAATCAATAGCTTCTGCTGGGGTACGGCAACAacacttggacaaaccacacagaGAGCTGCCGTATACCACAATATTAGAACCAGTAGTAATAATGATATTGGCAATTTGTgagcttatttattttttgttagcTTGTCTTACcacttttttaatatattttttaaatcaatatacTGAGACATTTGAGAATATTTGAATATTAGAGGGCGATATGGCTTCCTCAGTATATATTGCAATAATAGCCAAGGAACAGACACTTTTAATATAGCAGCTGTGGCCATGAAGGAGAAAGAGGGCAGAATAACACCAACAACTCTCCATCATGGGACACTAAAATCTTCACTAACGTCACTGAAATTATcttgtgtgtttcttttgttaTACTCTAAAGATTCCTAAAGGAAAGGACTTTGTGTTGCTGCATCATAAAAACTGATGTGACCCGACtccataaagcagaataaaagaCTCTGGGATGTACAGTATTACCAAGTTAAAAGATTAATTTGAACATGTGAAATATTGGTGAACATCTGTCAGCGTACAAAAAGCAAAATGTTGATATctgatatttcatttaaaaacaaaatcagcaaTATATCAGTCAGTCCAGTATAACCCAGTCTGCAACAAATATTTTCCTCAGGTCTTGGCAATCTGAAGCCATTTCAGTAAATGTTACTGATCAAAGATGATAATAACACCATGGCTTGTTTTGTATTATCACTATAATGCAATTTTATAtgagatactttttttttcagtacgTCTGGGGCTCCTTGTCACTCTCAGTGGTCCAACTGAACTTCTTGACCCTCAGCTCCTTCTCTCCCTGAACAAAGAGGTCAGTGGGTTATCCAACACACCCGAATAAGGATATGTATTGTGTGCTTCAAattgttaaaaacataaaaagttgaATGATTTCAGTGTCAACTGCAACATCTTTTCcttgtggttaaaaaaaagaagttgcaCTTGTCGTTGGGAGGGATTGTAGATATGATTAACTACAAAATTAAGATCATTATAGGTGGGGGGAAAAAGATTTAAATTAATATCAACAGTGTTTATTTAGCATATAAGACACATTGGAAAGTAAATACACATAGCAGCAGTAACCTCTGTTAGTCATTTGGAGTGTAACGGCATGGTGAAGCAAGCACATGGAGATTGTTTGAAGACAAgccaaacaacaaacacaaagccCAGCTAATCAAAGTTCAGCCAGTCTAAGGTCAAAGACCCAGTAAACCTCTTTGTTTGCTCTGATCAGACTTTACTGTTGATCACTCAGTCAGCAGTAAACTACGAGCCAATCCCACGCAGACTCAGAGGCTTGAGTTATTTAATTTCAAAGTTATTAAATTTCAATTCATGAACTCAGTGGCATTTCAGTCTAACAGCACCTTTTAATTAAAGAGTAGGCCTGGGTGGATTAAAGGATTAGAGTCTGGAGAACTCCACAGACTGTTGCTGTAGTGGGAGGTTTAAGGGTCAGAGGCATTTTTGATCTTACAAAGAAGTCAAACAGCACTGAAGCTTTTTTTAACAATTACACAGAAAAAGCTTAGACAAGTGGAGCTCTTGTGCTGAAGTTGGTGCTTATGACTGTCCTTTCTTTGtttgttcttgtttgtttgagaaGCCTGGACTCTACAACACTGGAGGGAAGGCTGGAGTGTTCTCAATGAGAATAGTGGGAATAAAGAGAGTGACCTCTGCACCCTGATTTCATCATCCACAGCCAATCTCACCATCTCTTGGATTATTTATGAGGAAAACAATATGATAAATGAATGTATTCTGTCTTCTTGACGCCCATGTTACTGTTGTCATAGCGTGTGATTGTGTTAAAGTCAGTTTAATTTCAAATCTTTGTGTTTAATTATCCATTAAAATTTAACTTCATGTGCCTTGAAACAAGCATGTGCTGCGTGTCACTGTTGGCCCCGCCCACTAAAAAATGATCATCCAATAGAAATCGACGTTGAGTCTTTATTCCCACCCTCCCTGCTCGTGTTCCTGATGGTCGTGAGGAAGTTTTCTGCACTACACCGGTCACAGAGGTGCGAGTGAATGGCCTGACGCCTCGTTGTAAACAAACAGATCCGCGCAGACGTAATTGCGCAAGGATGGCAGACGCAGCCTTCCAGGAGGACACGGTGCCCGAGGAGGAGAAGGAGTTTCAGAGGATTATAGCTCTGATCGGAGGCAAAGAGAGGATTTATTTGGTGAGCGACGCCTGTAAGAGCAAAGAGGCGGATGGGGATGATAATGGAATAATGCAGGAGTTCATCCGTGACATGTTTCACAGCAGCAGCCCGATGAACAGCAACGGGCAGCGCCAAACCTCTCCGTCAAGCAGCCACGGCGACACCATGGCAAGTGGAAACCCCATTTCCGGCGAGGTTGTCAAAGGCAATGACATACCTCTCATAGCGAGGCCCAAGGATTTGGATTTGAGAGCCTGCCCGTTAGAAGAGGacgaggagaaggagaagcggCCAACGCGCAATGGCAACGCTCAGAGAATAGCAACGAGGAGGGCGAACATTTACAGCCTGAAGCGAACCATAGACTCTCCTGTCATCATATTCATCTTCAGACAGACATTCATCAGCAAAACTTCAAACGAGCTGTGCTTGAAAGAGACGCTGAAGGACGTAAAGGCACGCACGAAACGCGCCAGGATCGCCCGACCGGCTCTGATTGGATTAATACGCACCAGACAGGAGAGCGTCGAGACGCATCGATGCGCTGAACTCCTGGAGCGTCTGATCCGCTCAGTGTTCCACAAACAGTCACCAGAGACAATATGGGTGGGCTGCTTCATCCCGGAGACAGAGGACAAAATGCTCAGCATCAAGAAAAACGCCTGCAAAGTCATATACTCATCTCAAACAGCAGGTGTAATAACATACATTCACCTTAAGTAGTTTTACACACATCcattcacagcagacatttgacTACTATTCTTCTTTTCTGTTTGCTTAGACACGTGCTGTTTTATTTGCTCAACAACACGTCCCCATTTGTCAACATGAAGTTTGGACTGTGGCGTGTTTAAGCAGGGCAACATGAAGATTTGCATAAAATATTTGAGCGTAAAAATGGTGAACCACAGATTTtgacacttttaaaaacacttaaatgtcGAGCCTACTATAAAGATGTCATCTACATAATTATCACCAAATGGAAATGAATTTGGAGATGAGAGAAGTTCATTTAGATAACCATAGAAACTAAAGGAATATAATAGTTATTATAGTGATACCTAAGTTATTAGCACCGTCACAGTGTACGTTCCCTGCAGGACTATTTTTAAACACTGTAATTTGTATTACTCCACCATGTAGGTCAGTCCACAACACTCACAAGACCACATATTTCTACACACAATTTTCTTCCCAGGCATGGCTACAAAGGCCCGGGAACAAAGGGAGCATTCATGAAACAATCAGGCCTTTAGATAAGCTGCCAAATTGTTAAACGCTTATTATTGCCTTTCAGATAATACCAGGGATAGAGGGAACCCGCTTTTCTGGCCATTCCAATGTTTGCGCTGGGCTCAGAGAAGAGGCCAGGCCAACAACAACGCTTCAGCCGGCAGGCAAGGAGGTACAGCAGCATTTTCCAAAAGTTCACTTTGACTGAACTATACAGGCATTTTAGTTCCCACGGAGTTCTTTCAACTCTCCTGTTCttttctgttattttctttACCCACTGTATACACCAACTTTGTCCTGATCAGGGTTTCCAGGGGACTGGAGGATACACAGATTACTGCATAGGCAAAAGGCATGGATACAGGTTGCCAGTCTATCACAGAGCCAACAGACGAACAAAGACATTCACATGTTTACTCTTCATGGACTTGTCTTTGGATCAGATTTCATGTAGTGATACACAAAAAACATCTGTAATGAAAGAAGCAGAAAAGACCAGTTTAGTCTCAGTGTACACCAGGCTAGGATTGCAAAATTCAGGAAATATTAAAGGTGGAAACTTTACATGAGAATTAGCGAGAATATATGGAAAATATTTTGCCAAAACAGTGACTTATCTCTTTAAGAAATATAAGAAATATTTTTGCACTTGCTATCACTGTGAACCCATCTTCATTTGGTATTATTTTATCGAAAAAAAATCCAGAAATTAATTTAAGATATTCAGGAAATCCCTGACTGAAAGAACCACATAAAGCAGGTTGGGAAAAATGGAcgtgacaaaaagaaaatcaaaacactTACAACCAAAAAACTTCTGGAATGCACTGACCATCAGATTTATCCTATACACAAGAGTTACTGAGCCATGGCAGATGTTGTTTCAAGCAGGGACATACTTAAATCCCTCTGCAGCCAGATTGTGTCATCATATTAATTTTATTAAACTCACAGCAAGTAACAGTGTTTCCATTgttctgggttttttttctttttcaggtgACACTGGAAGTCAAGAGGAGGGCATCCCTCTGAAAACCAATTCCCTGTCTGCAGGGCCTCATGTGGATGGAGAGTCAGCTGGAGGAGACAGCTGATGCCATGGCGCATGACCTGTGGCTGCAGGCGTATCACAGCagacaatcctgttttaattgTGAGGTGCTACAGAGCCTTACTACATGTTACAGTCTTTCTTGCTGAGCCAACATGATTCTTGTCCTGA
This sequence is a window from Epinephelus lanceolatus isolate andai-2023 chromosome 6, ASM4190304v1, whole genome shotgun sequence. Protein-coding genes within it:
- the LOC117253549 gene encoding uncharacterized protein LOC117253549 isoform X2 gives rise to the protein MADAAFQEDTVPEEEKEFQRIIALIGGKERIYLVSDACKSKEADGDDNGIMQEFIRDMFHSSSPMNSNGQRQTSPSSSHGDTMASGNPISGEVVKGNDIPLIARPKDLDLRACPLEEDEEKEKRPTRNGNAQRIATRRANIYSLKRTIDSPVIIFIFRQTFISKTSNELCLKETLKDVKARTKRARIARPALIGLIRTRQESVETHRCAELLERLIRSVFHKQSPETIWVGCFIPETEDKMLSIKKNACKVIYSSQTIIPGIEGTRFSGHSNVCAGLREEARPTTTLQPAGKEVTLEVKRRASL
- the LOC117253549 gene encoding uncharacterized protein LOC117253549 isoform X1 — translated: MADAAFQEDTVPEEEKEFQRIIALIGGKERIYLVSDACKSKEADGDDNGIMQEFIRDMFHSSSPMNSNGQRQTSPSSSHGDTMASGNPISGEVVKGNDIPLIARPKDLDLRACPLEEDEEKEKRPTRNGNAQRIATRRANIYSLKRTIDSPVIIFIFRQTFISKTSNELCLKETLKDVKARTKRARIARPALIGLIRTRQESVETHRCAELLERLIRSVFHKQSPETIWVGCFIPETEDKMLSIKKNACKVIYSSQTADNTRDRGNPLFWPFQCLRWAQRRGQANNNASAGRQGGDTGSQEEGIPLKTNSLSAGPHVDGESAGGDS